The following nucleotide sequence is from Melioribacteraceae bacterium.
ACTCTACTTTTTCCGGACAAGCCATTGCGCTCGGTGTTTACACAAACAGCTTAAGATATGATTTTAGTGATAACCTTAACTTCCAAGTTGACGCAAGTATTGTCAATTCTCCTTACAATACATTAGGTGATGGATTTACAAATAATATTAACGGAATTTACTTATCACGCGCTGCCGTCAGTTATAAACCTTCGAAAAACACACAAATTTCATTAGAGATAAGACAAGGACCCGGAGCCTATTATAACAATTATTACAGTCCATATTATTTCATGACCCCGTCATTTGACAGAGAATTAAATACCTATAAGGTTAACAATACTAAGTAAATAAATTCTATTTTTGTTAAATTTGATAACCGGGCAATTGCTCGGTTATTTTTTTATCTATTCAGATGTGATAAATTGATTAAAAGAAGAACAAAAATAAAAAAGAATACTAATGATGTGGATTTGAGGACATCTACGCAAAACCTACTTCTCAATATTATTATTTTTGTCCTTTTAGTCGTTGTTATTTATCTGAGTTATTCAATTTTCCTAAAATTGAAACTGGAAGTGGGCACGGAGTCGGTATCACAAAAGAATAATTTAACTCCCTCAGAAATTATTCAGGTAGAAGTATTAAATGGTTGTGGTGTTTCGGGGCTTGCTGATAGATTTACTGACTACTTGCGGGATAGAGGATTCGATGTAGTAAATAAAGGCAACTATATTCAATTTGATATTGAAAAAACTATGATAATTGATCGAATGGGAAACGCCGCCAACGCAAAGGAGATAGCTAAATCTCTCGGTGTAAATGAAAGTAATATTATTACACAGATAAATGAAGATTATTTTTTAGATGTCTCGGTAATTATTGGTTCAGATTACTATAAACTATCACCATTAAAATGAGGTACGTTTGGATTCATTACAATTTGCAAAAGAAATAACAGACATCATACTCACTAAAAAAGGGTTCAGTATAAAGATTCTTGATCTCAAAAAATTATCCGCATTCGCTGATTATTTTGTTATATGTTCGGCTTCATCGGATACACAAGTAAAAGCAATCTCAGATGCAATAGAAAAAGAACTGCGTGATCGTGGTATAAAAACTTATCATCGTGAAGGTTATGAAGCATTAAATTGGGTTTTGTTAGATTACTTTGATGTTGTTGTACACATCTTTAAAACTGAAGCTAGAGATTTTTATAATCTAGAGAAACTTTGGGGTGATGCAAAAGTTACTGAAATTGAAGACGAAGATTAAAGGAGTTATGATTGAAAGATTATATTCTACAATTGTTTGAAACTGCCTCACAAGAGTTAGAATATCTAGCTGCTAAAGA
It contains:
- the rsfS gene encoding ribosome silencing factor, yielding MDSLQFAKEITDIILTKKGFSIKILDLKKLSAFADYFVICSASSDTQVKAISDAIEKELRDRGIKTYHREGYEALNWVLLDYFDVVVHIFKTEARDFYNLEKLWGDAKVTEIEDED
- a CDS encoding LytR C-terminal domain-containing protein, with the protein product MIKRRTKIKKNTNDVDLRTSTQNLLLNIIIFVLLVVVIYLSYSIFLKLKLEVGTESVSQKNNLTPSEIIQVEVLNGCGVSGLADRFTDYLRDRGFDVVNKGNYIQFDIEKTMIIDRMGNAANAKEIAKSLGVNESNIITQINEDYFLDVSVIIGSDYYKLSPLK